The genomic window CGGAATCACCCTCAGAGGAGATGCGTAAACGCGTACCGTTATCTACTCCCGCAGGGATAGTAATTTTCAGTTTTTTAGTAACTTGGTGCGCGCCTTTGCCATCACAAGTTTCACATTTATCTTCAATCATCTGCCCTGTACCGTTACAGGTAGGACAAGCCGATACTTGAGTAAAACTGCCAAAGGGCGTTCTGGTGACGCGGCGCACTTGACCAGAACCAGTACAAGTTGAGCAAGTGCGGGGACGAGTACCAGGTTTAGCACCAGAACCGCTACATATTTCACAAGTTTCTAGGTGGGAAATGCGAATTTCTTTCTCGCCACCAAATACCGCCTCGCGAAAGTCTAGTCTGAGGTCTAAACGCAAGTCATCGCCGCGTACTGGCCCATTGCGCCGCCTTTGACTTTGTCCTCCGGCGACACCGCCAGCAAAATTATTAAACAAATTTTCAAATATGTCCGCAAAGCCGCCCACATCACTAAAGTCTTGAAATCCGGCTCCGCCAGCACCGGCGGCTACTCCAGCTTCGCCAAAGCGATCGTATCTTTCGCGGGTTTCGGGTTCCGATAAGACTTCATAAGCACGACTAATTTCTTTAAAGCGGTCTTCGGCTCCAGCTTCTTTATTGACATCAGGATGATATTTCCGGGCTAGGCGGCGGTAAGAGGATTTTAGTTCTTCTTTGTCTGCATTACGAGAGACACCCAGAATTTCGTAGTAGTCGCGGGCCATAGAGCGCTGCTTCGTTTATAGATAAAGTTTACGGATAGAGCGGAAAGCTAATAGCTATTAGCGTTAGTTCTCTTAATTAAATGTAGACAAATAACTGCAACTACAACAAGCCTACTTTACTCAATTGCTTCATAATCAACGGTTACTGTGCTATCTTCTTCGGCAAAGTCTAGATCGAATACTTCTGCGGTTATTGGTACAGAAGCCTTGGTAGACTGGGGTATTGTTTCTTTGTTTTGCGGTGAAACTGTAGTTTCTACGAAGTCGTGCGCTCCTGAAGAATTAGCTTTTTGATAAACGCTTGTGCCAATTGTGAGCAATAACTGCTGGAATTGGTCTAACTGTTGTTGGACTCTGTCTATTGTAATTGCCGGATCGTTGAATAGTCCTCGCAGCAAAATTACGCTTGCGTCTGCTTCACCCTTCAACGCTTCTGCAACCAAAGAGCCGTTGTCTTTTAACGTGGACTCGTAACTGTAGATCAAATTTTCTGCTTGATTTTGTAAATCGATTAATTCAATGCGTTTTTTATCTTGCTCTGCATATACTTCAGCTTCAAGGCGCATCCTTTCTATTTCGCTAGTAGTTAATCCTCCAGTGCTTGTAATCCGAATGCTTTGTTCTCGACCTGTGCCTTTGTCTTGAGCAGCAACTTTTAATATACCGTTGACATCAATTTCAAAACTTACCTCAATTTGCGGCATTCCGCGCGGAGCAGGGGGAATCCCGGCTAAAACAAATCTACCCAGGCTTTTATTATCTGTTGCCATCGCCCGTTCGCCCTGAAGGACATGAATTTCTACAGAAATTTGTCCATCGGTAGCTGTAGAAAATATTTGGGCTTTACTGGTGGGAATTGTCCGATTGCGTTCGATTACTTTAGTAAATACTTCCCCTAAAGTTTCAATTCCCAGCGATAGCGGCGTGACATCTAATAGCAATACATCTTGAACTTCGCCACCCAAAACGCCACCTTGAATTGCTGCTCCTAAAGCTACAGCTTCGTCGGGATTAACTGATTTATCAGTAGCTTTGCCACCAAAGAATTTTTGTAGCGCATTTTGCACCGCCGGAATCCGCGTCGAACCGCCAACTAAAATTACTTTATCAATGTCTGAAGGCTTGAGTTCACAATCTTTAAGCGCTTGTACCATTGGTTCGATAGTTCTCTCTACCAAGTGTCCAGCTATCTCCTCAAATTTGGAGCGGCTTAGTTCCATTGCTAAATGCTTTGGCCCTGTGGCATCGGCAGTAATGAAGGGTAAATTGATTGACGTTGATCCCAGCGCGGAAAGTTCTATTTTGGCTTTTTCTGCGGCTTCTCTAAGCCTTTGGGTTGCCATATTGTCTTGAGACAAGTCAATTTGCTCTTGTTCTTGGAATTGGGATAGCATCCACAAAACTACACAGTTATCAAAATCATCGCCACCCAGATGATTGTTACCAGAGGTGGCTTTAACTTCAAATACTCCCGATCCTAGTTGCAGAATTGAGACATCAAACGTGCCACCCCCTAAGTCAAATACCAAAATTTTTTGTTCTTGATTGAGCTTATCTAACCCATAGGCAAGGGCGGCGGCGGTGGGTTCGTTGACAATGCGGAGAACTTCTAATCCGGCAATAGTGCCAGCATCTTTAGTAGCTTGCCTTTGAGCATCAGTAAAATAGGCTGGTACGGTGATTACTGCTTGGTCTACCGTTTCCCCCAAAAAATTTTCCGCATCTTGTTTGAGCTTGTACAAAATCATCGCCGATATTTCTTGAGGGGTGTAGTTGCGCCCGCGAATTTGCACATCTACCGTATCGTCTCGCCCTTTCACGCACTTATAAGTGACTCTTTGGCGTTCGCTAGCCGTATCATCCCAGCGCCGACCAATAAAACGCTTGATACTATAAATTGTATTTTCCGCATTGGTCACGGCTTGGCGCTTTGCCAATTGACCAATTAAGCGATCGCTACCTTTACCAAAGGCTAATACACTTGGGGTAGTGCGTCCGCCTTCGGAATTAGCAATGATTGTTGGTTGACCACCTTCTAAGATGGCAACACAACTATTTGTTGTGCCTAAGTCGATACCGATGACTTTTCCCATACTTAGTAGCAGTTGTTTTCAAGGGTTAGTGGGTGGGAAGTGGTGTTTACAAGGCTTAGAAGTTAGAAGCGGGGAAAATTTTTTGAGTCAAGACAAGCTAACTTTCTTCTGGAGAAGTTGCCGAATTTTCTTCTGAGGTTACCACGGACTCTATAGGAGCCGCAACTTTGACCATAGCGTGGCGCAAAATGCGATCGCCTAAGAAGTATCCGCGTACTAATTCCTCTAATATCGTACCTTCCGGTTCAGCGCTGGGAGCGCGCATGACAGCTTCATGAAGACTAGGGTCAAATTCCTTCCCTTCGGGGCGCATGGGGGCAACTCCCAGGCGTTTGAGACAGTCTACCAGTTGTTTGTATACGCTTTGATAACTTTTATGAATGTTCATCTCCGCGTCGGTTTGGGGTTTAAGTTGCGATCGCGCCCGTTCAAAATTATCTACTACTGGCAGCATCTCCGTAATTGTATTGCCTTTAATTTGCTGTTCTAACTCGTCTTTTTCTTTTTGAGAGCGTTTGCGGAAATTATCAAAATCTGCCACAATTCGCAAATATTGGCTGGTACGTTCTTCTACTTGAGTTTTTAGCGCTTCTACTTCTTGTTCTTTTTGGGCTAATGCTTGTTGATAATTGCCATTATTTTCACTAGCCGAGGCGACAGTATTTTCATCTAGGGGGATTTCCTCCCTTGATAAATTAGCTGATTCGACGACTTGGGGATTTTCCTCGCTATTGGCATCAAAGTTAGAATTCATTTTTGCTGGTGTTGTCTCCATTGTTACTTTTGAGTTTTCTAGGGGTTCTGTAATTGACTTAGTGTATTGTTTGTTTATTTTTCCTCAACCATTATGCACTAATCCTAGATGCTCAAAACTGTTCTTTAAGAGGCATATTTTCTTCATTTACTTTCTCTAGGATGCACCAATTAACCCTGGAATAGCAAAGTTTTAAAAATAAATTGCCCGAAAAAGACATTTTGTTGCTATTCGATGGCTAGAACCTCTTTTCTAGCCGCCTCCAAGGTCTAAGTTGACTTACAATTAACCAAACAGAAATTTGTATTTAGATTATTCCAGCCATTTTTGGCAGCCTTAGACAGCTAAAACTTCTTCCTAGGTTTATTTATTTATATTTTTTGCCACAAAATGCTTTTGCATAGCAACTCTAACCTAGGGTTGGGGCATACTCTATCTATAGCAACTTTTATCACAAATTATTTATGACTTACTCCCCACAGCAGCGACGAGCGCTAATTGTTAAAAATGACCTATCTCCTTTTGGCAATAAAGTAATTGAAGCGGGCTATGCTAACCGCGATCAAGTGCATCAAGCTTTAACAGAGAGCCGCAAATCGGGAAAATCTCTGACAGATTCTTTAGAATCGATTACGGGGAAACAACTCACCCCCGACTTGATTAGACACTATAAAAAGCAGCAGTTATTTGAACTAAAAATTCTTTACGGGGTTGAATTCCTCGATCCCGAAGTTAGTGAAACTAGCATCCCTGCCGCCGGAAACTTAATTGATACTCTCATTCCTGTAGATGCTTGTCGTCGCTATCGGTTAATTCCTTTAGCCAAAAATGATACTTCACCGCCTTCGGTGCTGGTGGCGATGGTCGATCCTGATAACCTAGATGCTCAAGACACTTTGAACCGAATTTTGCGCCCCAAAGGGTTGAGCCTCCAAAGGATGGTGATTACCCAAGAGGACTTTCAGCAAATCCTCTCCAAATATCTAGACGAGCAAGTTGAAAAACAAAAGCTGATAGATATAGAAAAGTCCGTTGATGTAAAATCCGAACTCGAAAATCTGGACTTGCAAGAGGACCCCGATGACGTAGACGCAGATTTGGGGGCGGCGGTGCAAGATGCGGGGGCGGCTCCCATCATTGCTTTAGTAAATAAAATTCTTGTCAAAGCGCTGCAAGAAAAAGTTTCTGACATCCATATCGAACCCCAAGAAGAACATCTGCGCATTCGGTTTCGTAAAGATGGCGTGTTGCGTAAAGCTTTTGAGCATCTGCCCAAACAAATTGTCCCCGCCGTTACCGCCCGGTTTAAGATTATTTCGGACTTAGATATTGCCGAACGGCGGATGCCTCAAGATGGACGCATCCGCCGAATGTTTGAAGGGCGCAAAGTAGACTTTCGAGTTAGTACCCTACCTAGCCGCTACGGGGAAAAAGTCGTGCTGCGGATTTTAGATAACGCTTCTACCCAGCTTGGCTTAGACAAATTAATTAGCGACCCTGTAAGCCTCCAAATTGTCCGAGATATGGCAAGTCGTCCCTTTGGGTTATTGCTCGTTACTGGGCCTACAGGCTCCGGCAAATCCACCACTCTATACTCAGTCCTCGCCGAACGCAACGATCCGGGCGTA from Synechocystis sp. PCC 7509 includes these protein-coding regions:
- the dnaK gene encoding molecular chaperone DnaK, with protein sequence MGKVIGIDLGTTNSCVAILEGGQPTIIANSEGGRTTPSVLAFGKGSDRLIGQLAKRQAVTNAENTIYSIKRFIGRRWDDTASERQRVTYKCVKGRDDTVDVQIRGRNYTPQEISAMILYKLKQDAENFLGETVDQAVITVPAYFTDAQRQATKDAGTIAGLEVLRIVNEPTAAALAYGLDKLNQEQKILVFDLGGGTFDVSILQLGSGVFEVKATSGNNHLGGDDFDNCVVLWMLSQFQEQEQIDLSQDNMATQRLREAAEKAKIELSALGSTSINLPFITADATGPKHLAMELSRSKFEEIAGHLVERTIEPMVQALKDCELKPSDIDKVILVGGSTRIPAVQNALQKFFGGKATDKSVNPDEAVALGAAIQGGVLGGEVQDVLLLDVTPLSLGIETLGEVFTKVIERNRTIPTSKAQIFSTATDGQISVEIHVLQGERAMATDNKSLGRFVLAGIPPAPRGMPQIEVSFEIDVNGILKVAAQDKGTGREQSIRITSTGGLTTSEIERMRLEAEVYAEQDKKRIELIDLQNQAENLIYSYESTLKDNGSLVAEALKGEADASVILLRGLFNDPAITIDRVQQQLDQFQQLLLTIGTSVYQKANSSGAHDFVETTVSPQNKETIPQSTKASVPITAEVFDLDFAEEDSTVTVDYEAIE
- the dnaJ gene encoding molecular chaperone DnaJ → MARDYYEILGVSRNADKEELKSSYRRLARKYHPDVNKEAGAEDRFKEISRAYEVLSEPETRERYDRFGEAGVAAGAGGAGFQDFSDVGGFADIFENLFNNFAGGVAGGQSQRRRNGPVRGDDLRLDLRLDFREAVFGGEKEIRISHLETCEICSGSGAKPGTRPRTCSTCTGSGQVRRVTRTPFGSFTQVSACPTCNGTGQMIEDKCETCDGKGAHQVTKKLKITIPAGVDNGTRLRISSEGDSGQRNGPPGDLYVYLFINEDAEFKRDGINILSEIKISYLQAILGARLEINTVDGPVEQVIAPGTQPHIVLTLEDRGVPRLGNPVSRGNHLVTVLVDIPNKISSEERELLEKLAKIKGDRTGKGGRDGLFGKLFQ
- the grpE gene encoding nucleotide exchange factor GrpE; translated protein: MTEPLENSKVTMETTPAKMNSNFDANSEENPQVVESANLSREEIPLDENTVASASENNGNYQQALAQKEQEVEALKTQVEERTSQYLRIVADFDNFRKRSQKEKDELEQQIKGNTITEMLPVVDNFERARSQLKPQTDAEMNIHKSYQSVYKQLVDCLKRLGVAPMRPEGKEFDPSLHEAVMRAPSAEPEGTILEELVRGYFLGDRILRHAMVKVAAPIESVVTSEENSATSPEES
- a CDS encoding GspE/PulE family protein; its protein translation is MTYSPQQRRALIVKNDLSPFGNKVIEAGYANRDQVHQALTESRKSGKSLTDSLESITGKQLTPDLIRHYKKQQLFELKILYGVEFLDPEVSETSIPAAGNLIDTLIPVDACRRYRLIPLAKNDTSPPSVLVAMVDPDNLDAQDTLNRILRPKGLSLQRMVITQEDFQQILSKYLDEQVEKQKLIDIEKSVDVKSELENLDLQEDPDDVDADLGAAVQDAGAAPIIALVNKILVKALQEKVSDIHIEPQEEHLRIRFRKDGVLRKAFEHLPKQIVPAVTARFKIISDLDIAERRMPQDGRIRRMFEGRKVDFRVSTLPSRYGEKVVLRILDNASTQLGLDKLISDPVSLQIVRDMASRPFGLLLVTGPTGSGKSTTLYSVLAERNDPGVNISTAEDPIEYSLPGITQVQVIREKGMDFASILRSFLRQDPDVILVGETRDKETAKTAIEAALTGHLVLTTLHTNDAAGAISRLDEMGVEPFMVSGSLLGVVAQRLVRRVCVQCKIAYTPTAAELARFGLSSSSQEVAISLYKANSLQPEQIQQARNTGELCSNCSGIGYKGRCGVYEVMRITERLQTLITEGAPTERLKEVAVEEGMVTLLAYSLNLVREGSTTLEEVERVTFTDSGLESELKAKRKSSLECRNCHAQLQQEWLDCPYCMTNRFQE